GTGGAAGAGGGCCCAACGCCAATCGTGATCGAACTACCATTGCCAGAAGAAAATGAAGTGATACTTTTAGAGTTTGCTCGTAAGTTTGATGCTAAAGTAGTACCCTGGACTACAAAATGAATGAAGTGGATGTTGTCACTCAACTAGGTCACTACTATGCACCTATCGGAGGAATCGAAAAGGAAGTCATGAATGAGGAAGATGTGAAACAATTCCCGAGCATGGTAAAAACAAGTGAGTTCAATGTAGTAAATCAATTACGAAAAATGCCAGCCCAAATCTCCTTGCTAGAGCTATTTAAGTCCTCATAAAAGCACAAGAACACCTTGTTGAAGGTCCTTAACAAGGTGCACATTTCGAAAACAACCGACGATACCCAATTAGAGGAATTCGTGGGGACCATCTTGCTGAAAGATTAGATTTCCTTTGCCGACAAGAAGACTTCCCTGCCGATGGTCATAACCATATAAAGGCACTacatattttctatgaaacatgATGGTACTATTGTCTCTAGAGCATTAATTGATAATGGTTTTGCATTGAATATATGTCTGTTGGCTATGCTCCGCCACCTAGGTGTTGAGATGGAGAGAATTCGCATTGCTAAGTCAACCGTTTACATGTTTAATGGGATGAGAAAGGAGGTGATAGGAGAAATCGAGTTGAAATTACTGATTGGTCATGTGCTATTCCTAGTACTATTTCAGGTTTTAGATATACCGAGTGCCTTCAATTTCCTATTGGGGAGGATTCATATTGCGGTTGCTGTCCCCTCTAGCCTCCATCAGAAGGTACGATTTATGGCCAATGGTAGGTTTATTATTGTGCATGAGGAAAAAGACTTCAAGGTTTACCATGAAACAATTATCCCGGATTGTGAAGCCTAAATGCAAAGGGGAATCAAACTCTCAGACCCTTGAGCTACTGTCTACAATCCATATTCTCATAAGCTCTTTTATGGGTACTCCTGAATTATCCAATTCAGTTGTAGCAGTTGGAAAGATTATGTCGGCAAATGGGTACAACTCCGTAGATGGCCTTGGGCTATATGGACAAGGGATTTGAAAGCCCATCAAAGCTCGAAGAGACTTGGAATATGACAAAGAGCATGGAGTGCGAGGCGAATGGGGAGGCCAAGGCAATCCGGGAGGTCGTAGTGAACATGGGACCGAGGCAACCGAGGTTGAAGCAAACGTGGAGGTAGCGACGAATGCGAAAGCCGACGGCGCTTCCCTTACAACGGTCTTGAAGCCATTCCTGACCAAAGGACAAGCTCCTTCAAATCTGAGTGGCAAgacaaaattctctctctctctatctcaaagTGAGATGATGTGGAATAAGAGATAAGTTTGAGAACTCTCATCTCTCCTTTGCAAAGCTTACAGCACTTTCCTTACAACGgtcttctttccttcactttctgCCACTGGATCTCCTTCTAATCTCACGGTGGTGGATTGGTTTGTGGAGTTATAGCCGTTGGAATAAAGAGGGCTAAAAGTTACTGTTTccgtcaaataatttttttagaaaatcctAATTTATTTAGGCTGTTAGTGTCATGTAACactcttttggaattttccacGTGGCCACAGAGGATATAGGTGGTGTGCTTTTAAAGATAGGGACGAGGCAATGTAGGAAAAATGAAATGTCCCAAAATCACTATGGTATTAATGaagaatttggaataaaaagaTCTTATCAAATATGaccaataaacaaaaaatcagtAAATCAAGGCAAATTTGTGATTACACCATAGAGAGATTGAAGCAAAGAAGAATATGACAAGTgacaaagaaaagcaaaagatgcTCAATTATGCAACTGCTGCATTTTTGTTCGATCATTCTTTCATAGTTTCACAATGCCTTTCAATTTTAGCTTCAACTTCTGAGCATTATTTACTTATAATTTTAAATCCAATTAATTCCAATGCTATTTATATCTCAAGTACGTTAATTGCAAGTCTCCATTTCATTTACCTTTAGATTCTACACCACTTTGATCTCCTTTGGTTTTCTTGCCCAAAACTCTTGCTTTCCATCTAATTTCCCCCTCTCCCACTTTTATTTCCGATTAACTTTATTCCTCATGATGTTTAAATCGATTTCCATCCATTCCATTCACACTTTATTCAAATATATGGGGCACCTCAAGATTGAAGGTATCTTAGcacatcacttttttttttcataattcttcATAGCAATTCAATTTTACTAAGCATTACTCGAAACAACTAGCTAATCTCCAATGTCCTAATCACAAGACCCAAGCGATCAACTCTTGGTTTGTGTAGCCCCAACAATCGCCTAATTTTGACATTATGATGTCACAGCTGACAAAGACTCAATGGCCCTTGTCGGCGCGCGAGCGGCGTACCAGCATGGCCACCTGCCCTTGCAGccttccctttcttctctctcttttttattgttttttctcTCGGGGAATTACACATAAATACCAACTTGTCCAGTCAATGTCAATGTGGCACCAATATGACAATCCATGCCAGCATTTTAGTTttcattttaatgaaaagatgaacttgaacaaaaataaaacatatacTTTAAGGATCCAGTTGCAAGGAAAAATTCAGAAACCCAATTAAACAAGTTGGAAAAGTTTAAGGGCCTACAGTGAAATCGAGAAAGATTGTGGTTATATTCGGGTCCCTTCTTCACCATCGCTTATAATGGGAATCTCTTCATCCTGAGAACTCGCAGATGAAAGAAATCGAAGTTAGAGCTCAGTATCAGGCTTATGAGAAGTCACGATTGGAGGTGAGCTATTATCATTAGAGCTATCTCTATCTACCTCCAGATCTTACCCTTCATCGTCCATTCCATCTTCATCCAACAAGAAATGCAAATTTGCTGTAGTGAACCATAACTAATCTAAATCATACTTAATTGTATTATTTGGCTTTCCATGTTTTGAGTTTTTCCTGATAGATTCAACGAAGAGCAATAATATTATGCGAAGGTGgaataaataaacaagttaGATCTTTTAGTCTTCAAGACCAGACTAGTTATGTTATTATAGAGGATAACAAAAAAGGGGCAAGGGCTATGCTACTACTTatgaagaagaataaggatACCTCGTCTGATGTCTCTAACGGGAGTGACTCCGTAGGAGAGTTTGCTGTTGTGACAATTATGTCTTTGTAATCCCCGTAGGGAAGGCCCTCAACATTAGGATAGCCATGGCTTTGTATTCCGACACTTCCTAATTGTTATTAGGCATTCATCAGGCAACTTCATGTTTGATTTGTTCATCAGAGCTTCCAATTTCCGACAGCTAGAAACATAGAAATCGTGCAAAGATTCGAGCTCATCAATACCATCAATAGCTTGTAGCTCATGGTATCCGACGATTGACAGAGACTTCAGGATCTGTAAGTTTGATAACTCACATATTTTGCTAATAGGACACTTTTTAATGGTTAAAGTCTCCAATGATTCCAAAGCACCAAGACCTGGAATCTCAATCAGCTTCACACATCTTGAAACCTCCAAATGTGTAAGCTTCTCTAAGCTCGATGGAATAATTAGTTTCTCCAGTGAACTGCACTCATAAACGAGAAATGCATTCAAAGATTCTAACCCACTGAGGCCCTTAACAGCTTGGAGCTCATAGCAGTTTGATATAACTAAAAGCTTCAGCAACTTTAAGTTTGACAGGTCGTATAGCCTTTCAATGGAACCGCAGTACTGTACATTCATTTCTTCCAAGGACTCTAGGGCCTCCAGACCTTCAATCTCAACTAGTTTCGGACATTCCGATACCCACAACTCTTTAAGCTTCTTTAAGCTTGCTGAGATGAATAACCTCTTGAGGAGTTCATATTTAGTCACTGACAATACTCTCAGTTGTTCGAGTCCGCtgagttcaatttcttgatgCCGAGATTGAGAAAGTTGTAGCACAGACAAGTTTttcaagttggaaaagattGACCAAGATATTGTAGAGTTGAAATTAAGAAGTTGCCGCTCTGATAAGAAGGGAGGAAGCTTTGTGATACATCGCAGGTCTAGTCTAGATAAAATAAGCTCAGTTAGATGAGGAAGAGAACCAAACTCAGTTGGTGGTGCAGGGATATTAGAAAGGGACAATTCCAACTTCTTTAGTTTGGACAACCTCTTAATCCACACTAAGCTGGAACTTGGCAACAGTTCCAATGAAGCTTGAAGCATATCTTCAGAGCCATCAGATAAGAGCAAATCCACCAAATTAGTCAAGTTTGAGAGATCCAGAACCATCCGCAATGCCAATGATCGAAAATGCAGATATATCAGACTTTTTGGAAGCTCTGGCAATTCTTGAACCTCATTACAACTTGTCAAGTCCAGTCTTTCAAGGTGGGGAGTATGATTGATTGTTGTGGGCACTCAAGATATATGGGCATCTGACGACTCGAGGACTTTCAAAGAGGACAATGCGCCAATTTCCCTCGGAATTTCACCTCTTAATTCTTCACAATCACTGGCATGTAGCTCTTCCAGATTCTTTAACATTCCAATAGTACTAGGCAATTTCCTTATTGGAGTATTTTCCATCAATAtcactttcaatttcttcagATTTCCAATCGAATCTGGCAACTCAACAATTTTAGTACTAGATAGATTCAACTCTTGCAAAGACTCAAGTATCCCAATTGAGTctggtagtttttttttaacttaatgcacccagagagagagagactcaagTTTCACAAGCTTCCCAATAGTCTCTGGAAGTATGCTAATTTGTGTGTACCTTAGAATAAGGACAGACAAGAGTTTCACAAGCTTCCCAATAGTCTCTGGAAGTATGCTAATTTGTGTGTACCTTAGAATAAGGACAGACAAAAACTTCTTATCACCAATAGAATCAGGAAGGCATTCAATTTGTATGTTTGATAGATCCAACTCCTTCAGTGATGTCAATTTTCCAAATGAATCCAGGAGTTTCTAAAAACATCCACTAGAAGCAAAGTGCTTCAAATTCGTAAACCTTCCAACTTCTTCAGGCAAATCCTTAAGAGAGAGGCACTCTTTAAGATTTAAGTAAATCAGGCGCTTTAGCTTCTCAATGGAGGGGTCAATCTTAACCAAGTTTATGCAATTATAGAAACTCAGCCTCTCTAGACTGAAGCATGCAAAGATGTCCGGTGTTCTAGTTATGCCTTCACATCCTTTGAGGTTTAGAACTTTCAGATTCTTTGCCATCTAACAAAAACGATTCACCatcaagagaagaaaatagtaTATATTACATCATATGCCAATCAAAATTAGAGTGAATGCATATCATACCTTGATTAGGCTCCATGCGCTCCAGTCATCTGTGATGCTGCCTGCAATGATCTCAAAGACAACCAAATTCTTCATAGATAGATTGGCTACCTCAAGATCCAATGGCCTAGGAGAATACCAAGAAATCCATCTTAACTTCGAAAAATCATCCCCAAAGTCTCCGGCAAAGGTTCCCTCCTCTAATTCAAGGAACCTTAGGTTGGGCAACCGACTAAGCACGTCATCCATAATCACAAGTGGTTTATAATGACTTCTAGTTAATATGAGTGCctgaacttttttctttctctgacaAAACAAACACAAATGAGCAATCATGAATTTCACAAATATATACATTAGTaagaatttgacaaatattcaGATTCTCGTTTGGGTAAAAGAATTGAGAGGCTTCTAAGTGGGTATGCGAACTCTTTTCTACACGTACCCAACTCATGaaaactttgaattttgtttACCTGCTTTATTCTTACAATGTCCAGAGCTTCCTCACAAATCCACACCCTGCTATGCTCTCCCGGGTCATGTAAGCACTCCCTCTGAACAATTTGCCTCCCGAGATCTTTGAGATGGTCATGCATCCATAATGTATCACCATCAACAATCTTTACCAAAGACATTTGCATAAGAACCTGAATCACaatcttgggaaaaaaaattgcaagctTCCCACATGTAAATTGCATTCGTCTTTTTTGTTTCGTTGACAAAAAACATGCAATGTCAAGAAATATCTCCTTTTCCTCATCTTCCAATGCTTCAAAACTGATCATCAATTGCTGTCGGACATCCTTATGAGGTATTCTTGCTAACCTCTCTACAGTCTCTTTCCATATCTCTTATGGTTGGCGATAAAGAAATGAGCCTATGACCTCAAGAGCCAAAGGAAGCCCTCCAATTGTGACAACAATTTCTGATGCAGGAAAATCATATTGATATAGTGGAGAgtcttttctaaaagtgtgtATATAGAAAAGCTTAAGAGCTTGATCATAATTGCAGGAGAATCATATTGATATGGTGGAGAgtcttttctaaaagtgtgtATATAGAAAAGCTAAAGAGCTTGATCATAATCCAGTTCCTTtaattcataaattaaaatacCATCCAGTACTCTTAAAGTATTTTCATTCCTGGTTGTAATGATAATCCTACTTCCTGAACCAAGCCAATCTTGTGCCCCTGCTAGTTTCTCCAGTTGTTCTTCTTTATCCACATCATCCAAAACGATGAGGACCTTTTTGTTGCGAAATCTTGTCCCGATCTGGTTGATCTCATCACCAGTGTCATGAATGCTGTCCACGAATCTAGAGTCGAGAATGTCGGAATATATTTGCTTCTGCAAATTTACTAGGCCTTCTTTTTCAGATGATTCTCGAACATTGCCAAGAAAGCAGCAATCATCAAAGTGCGAACACAGTTGGTTGAACAAAACCTTAACAAGAGTTGTTTTACCAAAGCCGCCCATCCAGTGAATACTAACAAAACAAATGCCTTCACGGTCAACATCCAAGAGCTTCATTATGTCTTCAACACGATCATCCGCTCCAACCAATTGATTTGTCACATTCTTATGTTTTATCTTCAACTTAACCAAAACCTCTCGGATGATCAATTTAATAGCTTCCCCATGCCTACCACATATATGAGCTACCGCAGTTGAAAAGAGACGGTAACTAGAGATGTCATCATAACTTTCAAGTTGAAGCACAAATATCTGGATTTGCTCAACATAGATGATAATGAGATAgttcaagcaacaaatcatggACACTATGTACAAAGGCAAAACTTTACAAACTAGATGGGCTTCCAATGTTCCACACCTTTTTcccaacaaaattaatttttcttcatgCTTTCTCTATTTGAACTTTTCTATACTGCCAATGTGACTCAAGCTTAAAGTTCTTCGTGTGTAATGAATGATTTCCAAGCTAGATTGAGCAGATTATAATAATCACCTTACAAATTACAATCGTCAAAGTTATGCTATCTCATCTCAACCAAGAACGCTCTTCCTCCGGCAGTCTATGCATGAGCCAAAAGGGACTCAAAACAGAGTCGCTTGGCCATCATCAACGACACATTTTGAAAATGTACACATTGACTTTATGACAATCATATATTTTAGTCAGATACTTTCCCATTGGTCAATACAGATTATATCCTAAGATGACTAGGTTACATAATGTCACTTCAGTTAGATCGGTCAGAAAACCAACTACCTCTTGCTAATTCTCTTCTTTTAATGTGAGTTGACAATTTGGAAATTGCTAGTTTTGGCTCAAAAGCCTTTGCAATTTTGTTAACAAACACCTCAATATTCTGCCAAAGGCCTTATGACCTCAAAGTCTTTTGGCAAAGCTGTGTGAAACGCACTTATAAGCACCTCAAGTTTTTATAGGTTGTACATCAAAGGAATCCACACAATGACAGAGGAGGAAGTGTGCAATATCATCTCATTGCCAAGACTTTCTAGATATAATTGCTCATTATGATTTACTCCGAGATGTTTCCTGTTTGTTCTCCTTTTGAAGTTAGAAATTGCATTCTAGACTAGTCAGAcgactgaatttttttttcgaacttCCTGATGTGGTTGACATATGAGTGAGCATGACCAAAACGGAAGTTAATCAACTCACTAGTTTACTGTTACCCCTGATGAAATGCCGATCGAAGTCAGGAACGGGACAAAGATTATTCAAACCCATTGATCTTGAAAGTTGGTTGTTGACTAAAAAATTGGGGTCTGCCAGATTTCATGTacattcacacacacacacacacacacacacacacacacacacaagttGCATAGGAACAGAAAATTCGCTAAGtagttgtcgcgaccaaatttttggcgcgcacacacacacacatattatgACACAAATTGCATAGGAACAGAAAATTCGCTAAGtagttgtcgcgaccaaatttttggctaatggattgttaagcctagacttaactcgggctctcccaagcccataccaattcgcggctttcggttcaagttcttaacatgcaaattgcaTAGGAACAGAAAATTCGCTAAGtagttgtcgcgaccaaatttttggctaatagattgttaagcctagacttaactcgggctctcccaagcccataccaattcgcagctttcggttcaagttcttaacatgtaattttttaattaggagtcgccactaatctattttttgtgggtcgattagaaacccaagtaaagtaatgggagatttactttactcctacgaaccagagattatgggtacggagacttggttacactagatttctctaatgccctttcggtaccattcttttaatttcaaaaatatttttgcaggcagtttggattgattttaagtctattttcctaacatataaggtgatcatgcgagtacacaaaccaccaatttaacacccagataaacaataaacaaattacaaaaacttacctcaaagcaacgaaagcatctgcaatattaaattaaaatccacatcaacaaccttagatatggtttctaatcaacacgcaatttttattttgttttttgcttaattaatgaaaatcatgcaatatgcaatacatgccactaatttaacatgaaatcatatgacatggcaacatgacttagctatacgacctaagcaatatgacataaataagcatgtagcctatcctaagcatgagatggatttattctaaataattttttgtatttttcatgagattcgaaattaaagaaatgcagcACTTAaatagctagattaagattctactcaatttgtattaggaattaggttaagccaaatcctaatttaaactagaatctTATCTTGACCAAGTAATCtctaacctaaaatgcaatctatctaaaaggatctatccaaataaaatttaaacatgcaatcaacctaatatgcaatgacgtgccaaggatgccataattctacatgatacatgcatggtgatttttttttttttctttgtaaaattcaaaatttaaaatcaccaaataattaaacgtgccatttaaattaaagaaaactaacatcctaaatgaacgcatttttttagatttttttatttaaaaattcagaaataagatcgcaattctaaacatgcaagataaccctaagattaggaatattctaaaacgaacctaatcctaattcaaatttttttgatttttttctttttacaaaaacAAGATCGACTCAAACCACacgatagcaaatcaaacaggataagattgatatccaaaaattggcgaaccatatctcgcgcatgagatcggtgaccaattttaaaattaaatcgcgaatcgaatctcgggcatGAGATCGGATCGTCGATTTTTGCAAgagattgcgagtcggatttcgggcgcgaaaatcggactgtcaatccctaatttgaggagcactttcatgttggaatctcAACCATTCATTCAagaataattctaaaaaaaacacaaagtaaataaatgaaaataacattaaaaaataaggtaaataagaaaagaacaactacctaattgattttcctaaaatcCAATCGGGATGGACTATGGTTGAGATTCGGGGCGGCACAGCTAAGGACGGAGGCTGCGGTGGTCGGAGGTCACCGTTGGTCGGAGGTCCCAGTCGTCGCAAGTCGCGGACCGCGTGATGAGGAGCCCAAAGAGTAGCTCATGATTCGCAGGCGAGTCGTCACAGGACTTGAGTTCTCGGATGATGGTGCACGGCTTACTCGTTGGAGGAACACCAACATGGAACTTGGTAGAGGACACCTACTGCAGCAGGAtgtgtttttgaaaaaaaaaaaaaaaacaaacaaatacctTATCTTCTCTCTTGCAAGCGGCGGTCAATAGTCATGGTGTCCTTTGATTCAGCCTCAACCGAGAACAACATATTCCTCCAGGTGTTGTTCCACGTGCCTATCTTCTCTCCAGAGGAACGATACTTGGTCGCTTGTGACGGTGGCTTGGCGGAGAGGTGTAGCAAAGACGCTGGACTTGAGGATGTAGGCATCAGAACCCTTGTCTTCTTGTGAATCTCAAAGTCGCCGACAGAGAAGCAAAACGATGATGGACTACTCTTATCTCTTTCTCCATTGAACTTCTCCACCAGTTGTAAATATCTTGACCACCGCTTGACTCCTCGCGTGATCTCGACTGGCGTTTTCTATGATGCGGAAGATGTAGGCATAACccttaaaaaatagaaaaagaacgatAGTGGGATGCAAATATGCAATACTGATGATGGAACGGCCTCCCCTTTCGTCGTCTACGAAGGCTTCCTATGTCAATCTCTCCCTCTCAGCTTCTTTGCTCTCTCAATGGCCGTGTGTGTCAATATCTGTGGTCCCTTTTTTTCTGTACCCCATCACACCTTTTATAGGGTAAAAAATTGCATCTTTATTGCATATTTCGTTTACAATTTTGCTCGTGCAATAttctcttttgcattttccGCATATTCCATTCAAAAATAATTCCATTTTCAGGCAAAATACACATCCCAATGTATATTActtgaatatatgaaaaatctgaacggaatatgtgaaaaatcctcGTTTTACCGGcggcctaaaataaaataaaatgtttctaaattatatgccatgtgtgtgtgtgttttttttttagtagaaaTCAACcctaaaaattatgcaaaaatttaggtgtcaacaatagtAATTACCCTCTCGCTTTGAGGTCCCATCCCTTCAATTCAGCAACTTTAACAAGAGCATCCCCCCACCTCTTCACTTCCTCAGCCCCAAACCTCTTGCTGTGCTTGGTCATGGCATTCCTGTACCGCTCAGTCCTGAGCCTGACATCCGAAGGCGACACGTCGTAGAACACCGGCAAGATCTCCTTATTCCCATTTGACCTTGCCTCGCAGTCCACCATGTGCGCAACCTCGCGGAGGCACCACGAGCTCGACGCGTAGTCCCTGGAGAAGATGGGCATGTAGATCTTGAACACGTCGAGAGCCCGCATGAGCTCACTGCTGATGCGGAGCTCCTCGTCGTCTCAGAAGACACGGATTCCGGTGCCAAGCATGTCGTGTTAGAGGCAATCGGTGAACCCAGTTCGGGTGTCTGGCCCCCTGAAGCTCAGGAATACCTCGTACTCCTCgccggccggcgccggcgcGTTTCCGCCGCTCGTCGCAGCTTCGGGGTTGTTTGTCTCCTCTCTCTTGGCTCTCGTGGTGGGCTTGCGGAAGAATTTGGAcgcttttgatttgatgaacGCGAGCATGGTTGGAGCGAGTAGTCCCACGGCCCTGACAAGATGCAACGAAGTTTGAAGACtggatttttcatttccatctttTGCGTTGGTGAGTTTTGAggtggaagagaaaaagaagagaagagagtgACTCACAGTCCACCGAGCATCACGGCGGCGAACATGGTGGACATGCGGCAAGGCGTGATGCGGTAACCGAGGGGTGGTGGCTGGCAAGATGAACACCATGCAAAGGAAGAGCCGCACGTCGTCGTGAAACGACATGGGGCGTTGAGGTTGGACATGAACGCCATTGCCACCGCTGGTGAGCTCGCTCTTCGCTTCGGATCGAATGTAGGAGACGATCATGGAAGAGAGAGCTCGTGTGTCATCTTGGCGTTCGGTCTGGTCAGATATTATTACACTTCCTGATGGAGCGTTCCGTCAGCGAGTCGACGTCGGGGGCTATCGATGTGCATAGGGACGGAGCACGCTGTCCAGTGTCCAGCACGAGGGAGGGGGATCTCGGCCTTTCATCTTGTGTGCGGCAGGCGGGACGAATAAGATTAACGGTCATGATTCATTTGTCCCAATGTATTCGAGTACATGAAAATCTTTCCGAAATAGGGGGAATGTGGAACGTCAAATCGGCTTTAAGGTTTAAGCAACTAGATCGCTTCGATGCCCCCATGCCCACAATTACGGGCTTCTTAACGTGTTCActaggaaaagaacaaaaataaaaagaaaaataaaaaaaaggcacgAAAAGACCTTTGAGTTGATATCAAGATATATTTATCTTCATTAAGTTTTATCAAATGTCACTCTTAAATTATTGAGTTTTatgtattaaaaattctaaatcaatttatatatgaaaaattcatctaaaattaatttatattaccAAAAATTCATCACATATTTCTCATCTATTAACTTCCGTTAAATTTTGATATCTAAAAGCTTTCGTCAAATTGCCATAGGTAAAATTATGATCTCACCCGCATAATTAAGTGCCTCAAAGCAAGCTAATGCTAAATGTTTGGGAAAAGTTATCTCAGTGCGCATTATTCGAGCACCATGCCTATTATCATAATTTTATGCTCCAAGGCACTtatatattttgttaaaattatgtCACTTAGCATTATTCAATGACCATAGTTTGGG
This genomic stretch from Eucalyptus grandis isolate ANBG69807.140 chromosome 3, ASM1654582v1, whole genome shotgun sequence harbors:
- the LOC120291893 gene encoding disease resistance protein RUN1-like: MRALDVFKIYMPIFSRDYASSSWCLREVAHMVDCEARSNGNKEILPVFYDVSPSDVRLRTERYRNAMTKHSKRFGAEEVKRWGDALVKVAELKGWDLKARGHGEAIKLIIREVLVKLKIKHKNVTNQLVGADDRVEDIMKLLDVDREGICFVSIHWMGGFGKTTLVKVLFNQLCSHFDDCCFLGNVRESSEKEGLVNLQKQIYSDILDSRFVDSIHDTGDEINQIGTRFRNKKVLIVLDDVDKEEQLEKLAGAQDWLGSGSRIIITTRNENTLRIVDGDTLWMHDHLKDLGRQIVQRECLHDPGEHSRVWICEEALDIVRIKQRKKKVQALILTRSHYKPLVIMDDVLSRLPNLRFLELEEGTFAGDFGDDFSKLRWISWYSPRPLDLEVANLSMKNLVVFEIIAGSITDDWSAWSLIKMAKNLKVLNLKGCEGITRTPDIFACFSLERLSFYNCINLVKIDPSIEKLKRLIYLNLKECLSLKDLPEEVGRYTQISILPETIGKLVKLLSVLILSTKIVELPDSIGNLKKLKVILMENTPIRKLPSTIGMLKNLEELHASDCEELRGEIPREIGALSSLKVLESSDAHIS